A genomic segment from Curtobacterium sp. MCSS17_007 encodes:
- the treY gene encoding malto-oligosyltrehalose synthase codes for MTARRVPTSTYRLQVTADFDLASAQGVVDHIRTLGADWVYLSPVLQAEPGSQHGYDVVDHSHVDTERGGDAALRALAEAAHAAGLGVLVDIVPNHVGVATPEANPWWWSLLESGQGSPVAWAFDVDWEAGDGRVLVPVLDDRLLDAVELRDGRLYVGDTAYPTAEGTVQDGDDVATVHARQHYEFVHWTRADRDLNYRRFFAVNTLAAIRVEEPEVFASSHATIGAWFRDGLVDGLRIDHPDGLYDPAGYLQDLHELTGGAYTLVEKILEPGEQLPSSWPVDGTTGYDALAVLDRVLVDPAGEEPLTAASGAEPTDWQRLTHDTRRGIADGILGSEVRRLARLLTPVAPDVPEDRIVDAVAEIVASFEVYRTYLPEGVHHLIDALERAAGTRPDLDDVIDRIAPALVDPGHAAAVRLQQTSGMVMAKGVEDTAFYRTSRLTTLSEVGADPSVFAVSVEAFHQAQRDRQGSWPHTMTTLTTHDTKRSEDTRARISVLAELGSEWSTTLDRLQSLAPLDDAVLADLLWQAIVGARPASRERLHAYAEKASREAGDSTTWTEPDEAFEEQMHALVDASFDDRRVVAVLDELDQVVDAAGWSNGLAQKLVQLTMPGVPDVYQGTEFWDRSLVDPDNRRPVDYAELRHVLATLDGPDDDGPERLPAVGLDGAAKLLVVSRALRLRRDHPELFTRYLGLEATGSAADHVLAFDRGGAVTVATRLPVGLERVGGWGDTLVHPVPLERVDLLTGRRFPASRGIALAELLADLPVALLVPAGLADSTTPSDAAASSEHTKAPAAGSDGAAVSDQQAEIEILEGHA; via the coding sequence GTGACCGCACGACGCGTCCCCACGTCCACCTACCGACTACAGGTCACCGCCGACTTCGACCTCGCGTCCGCCCAGGGCGTGGTCGACCACATCCGCACCCTCGGCGCGGACTGGGTCTACCTCTCCCCTGTGCTGCAGGCCGAACCCGGATCGCAGCACGGCTACGACGTCGTCGACCACTCGCACGTCGACACCGAGCGCGGTGGCGACGCCGCGCTCCGTGCCCTGGCCGAGGCCGCGCACGCGGCCGGTCTCGGCGTGCTCGTCGACATCGTGCCGAACCACGTCGGTGTCGCCACCCCCGAGGCGAACCCGTGGTGGTGGTCGCTGCTCGAGTCCGGTCAGGGTTCACCGGTCGCCTGGGCGTTCGACGTCGACTGGGAGGCCGGCGACGGTCGCGTCCTGGTCCCGGTGCTCGACGACCGCCTGCTCGACGCGGTCGAACTGCGCGACGGCAGGCTGTACGTCGGCGACACCGCGTACCCGACCGCCGAGGGGACGGTGCAGGACGGCGACGACGTCGCGACCGTGCACGCCCGACAGCACTACGAGTTCGTGCACTGGACGCGTGCGGACCGCGACCTCAACTACCGCCGCTTCTTCGCGGTGAACACCCTCGCGGCGATCCGGGTCGAGGAACCCGAGGTCTTCGCGTCCTCCCACGCCACGATCGGCGCCTGGTTCCGCGACGGCCTCGTGGACGGCCTGCGGATCGACCACCCGGACGGCCTCTACGACCCCGCCGGGTACCTGCAGGACCTGCACGAGCTGACCGGTGGCGCGTACACCCTCGTCGAGAAGATCCTCGAGCCGGGCGAGCAGCTGCCGTCCTCCTGGCCCGTCGACGGCACGACCGGGTACGACGCCCTCGCCGTGCTCGACCGGGTGCTCGTCGATCCCGCCGGCGAGGAGCCGCTCACCGCGGCGTCCGGCGCCGAGCCGACCGACTGGCAGCGACTGACGCACGACACCCGGCGCGGGATCGCGGACGGGATCCTCGGCAGCGAGGTCCGGCGCCTCGCCCGACTCCTGACCCCGGTCGCGCCGGACGTCCCCGAGGACCGCATCGTCGACGCCGTGGCCGAGATCGTCGCCTCCTTCGAGGTCTACCGCACGTACCTGCCCGAGGGCGTCCACCACCTCATCGACGCGCTCGAGCGTGCCGCAGGGACCCGACCCGACCTCGACGACGTCATCGACCGGATCGCACCCGCGCTCGTCGACCCCGGCCACGCCGCGGCCGTCCGTCTGCAGCAGACCTCGGGCATGGTGATGGCGAAGGGCGTCGAGGACACCGCGTTCTACCGCACCTCGCGCCTGACCACGCTGAGCGAGGTCGGCGCCGACCCCAGCGTCTTCGCCGTCTCCGTCGAGGCCTTCCACCAGGCGCAGCGCGACCGTCAGGGCAGCTGGCCGCACACCATGACGACGCTCACCACGCACGACACGAAGCGCAGCGAGGACACCCGTGCGCGGATCAGCGTGCTGGCCGAACTCGGCTCCGAGTGGAGCACCACGCTGGACCGCCTGCAGTCGCTGGCACCGCTGGACGACGCCGTCCTGGCCGACCTGCTCTGGCAGGCGATCGTCGGAGCCCGCCCCGCGAGCCGCGAGCGCCTGCACGCCTACGCCGAGAAGGCCTCGCGCGAGGCCGGGGACAGCACGACGTGGACCGAGCCGGACGAGGCGTTCGAGGAGCAGATGCACGCCCTGGTCGACGCGTCCTTCGACGACCGGCGGGTCGTGGCCGTGCTCGACGAGCTCGACCAGGTCGTGGACGCCGCCGGGTGGTCCAACGGCCTGGCGCAGAAGCTCGTGCAGCTCACCATGCCGGGCGTCCCCGACGTCTACCAGGGCACCGAGTTCTGGGACCGTTCGCTCGTCGACCCGGACAACCGCCGCCCGGTCGACTACGCGGAGCTGCGCCACGTCCTCGCCACGCTCGACGGCCCGGACGACGACGGCCCCGAGCGACTCCCCGCGGTCGGGCTCGACGGCGCCGCCAAGCTGCTGGTCGTCAGCCGTGCCCTCCGCCTGCGTCGCGACCACCCGGAGCTGTTCACGCGGTACCTCGGCCTCGAGGCGACGGGCAGCGCCGCCGACCACGTCCTCGCCTTCGACCGCGGCGGAGCGGTGACGGTCGCCACCCGACTGCCCGTCGGCCTCGAGCGGGTCGGCGGGTGGGGCGACACGCTCGTCCACCCGGTGCCGCTCGAGCGCGTCGACCTGCTCACCGGTCGCCGCTTCCCGGCGTCCCGCGGCATTGCGCTCGCCGAGCTGCTCGCCGACCTGCCGGTGGCCCTGCTCGTGCCGGCCGGACTCGCGGACAGCACCACCCCGAGCGACGCGGCCGCGTCGTCCGAGCACACGAAGGCCCCCGCCGCTGGGTCCGACGGCGCCGCCGTCTCCGACCAGCAGGCCGAGATCGAGATCCTGGAGGGTCACGCATGA